The DNA window GCCGAAAGAGAACTTATAATGGTTGCCGAGGGCGTTAAAACTACGCAAAGCGCCCACGAGTTGGCAAAAAGCTATGGTTTAGAATTACCAATAATAGAGCAGGTCTATGCGGTTTTATATGAAAACCGTTCTCCTAGGGAAGCTCTTCAGACATTGATGACTCGCGAAGCAAAACCGGAGATGGATTTATATCTTAATATATGAATAAGAAAGATTTAATTGAATCACTCACTCAATTATTTGCAACAAGAAAAGAAGCCAAAGACGCGATTGAAAAAGTTTTTTCTACAATAAGACAAGCTTTAAGGAAAGGCGATAAAGTAATAATTTCCGAATTAGGAACTTTCAGAACTTATATATCTAAAGCCAGGGAGGGCCGAAATCCCAATACCGGGGAAATATTTCAGGTACCTCCCAAAAGAAAAATCCGTTTTCGGCAATCAAAAGATTTGTTTGACTGAAACAGGTTTCATTTTGAACTTGTCAAACTAAATTATATTTAATAAAATGTTTAAGTAATACTTTAAGCTTTGGCAATTTCTGTATAAAAAATGACCACAAATATAGATTTACCTCCGATTCCAGATAAGCAATTTTTCCCAATAGGGGAAGTAAGCCGGATCTTACAGCTTCCTGCTTATGTTTTGCGTTATTGGGAAAGCCAATTTAGAATTTTAAGGCCGATGCGGCGAAATTCCGGCCAGCGAAAATATACCAGGAACGATATAGAAACTATTTTTCAGGTAAAAGACCTGCTTCATAATAAAAAATTTACAATTGCCGGAGCTAAGAAATATTTGTCGGGCGATCGCAGGAAAAAAGATGAAACCGTAACATTAAATGTCAATATGGGTGGAGTTTCTTCCAAGTCAGTCGATACAAGTGTTCTAAAAGAAGTTAAACACGAGCTTGAAGATATTTTGAAAATACTGAAGAAGTGATTAGAAATTAGTGATTAGTAATTAGTGATTGGAAACTCAAAAGGCTTTTCTTGATTTTAGTCTTTATACTAATTACTATTTACTCATTACTAATTACTGTTGTTGAAACGGGGCGTAGCGTAGTTGGTAGCTCACTCCCTTGGGTGGGAGAGGTCGGCGGTTCAAGTCCGCCCGCCCCGACCAGTCTTTACATTTACACCCCAAAGAAGTTGAATTTTTTGACAACGAATTTTTGCGCGAACAAAAAGCCTTGAATTTTGAAATGAAATTGTAAGGTTTTTTAAAGTCAAAAAAGACGGTTTGCGCCCGCAGGAAACGGTTCGTTCCAATTTTTGCCGCGATTTCGCGGATTTTGGCAAAATCATTTGCCGAAACAGCTTTCCCGACG is part of the Elusimicrobiota bacterium genome and encodes:
- a CDS encoding MerR family transcriptional regulator, which produces MTTNIDLPPIPDKQFFPIGEVSRILQLPAYVLRYWESQFRILRPMRRNSGQRKYTRNDIETIFQVKDLLHNKKFTIAGAKKYLSGDRRKKDETVTLNVNMGGVSSKSVDTSVLKEVKHELEDILKILKK
- a CDS encoding HU family DNA-binding protein; translated protein: MNKKDLIESLTQLFATRKEAKDAIEKVFSTIRQALRKGDKVIISELGTFRTYISKAREGRNPNTGEIFQVPPKRKIRFRQSKDLFD